One window from the genome of Zonotrichia leucophrys gambelii isolate GWCS_2022_RI chromosome 29, RI_Zleu_2.0, whole genome shotgun sequence encodes:
- the LOC135459040 gene encoding neurofilament light polypeptide-like, whose translation MRFQRGGSGREVLGGGLGIGAGVLRGIEEVHVDTNLLRPIRLQVDPEFQRVRSDEREQIKALNNKFASFIEKVQCLERQNQALLAKWELLQQQSSGPEESRNINSFFQAYITNLQRQLETLQSQKEQLDPEAYNMLQLVEDYKNRFEDEINKRTSKEEEFVELKKELDSAYMGKMEFDVRADILRQELEFLRCLYEAELSQLQTVAGNVDVVLSMDNHRDLNMDGIIEEVRREYEGIAHRSTAEVDAMYRGRYQDLQNMWVSQQEQLRNSHQEIQELARHIQRLQPEIEIARKRNSSLRDSIKDAEHRGSSAVRDGQEKLEELENALQQAKDDLSQLVRDYQELLNVKLGLDIEIAMYRSLLEEEENRWGQNPSWDPGRITSHDMEAAAQEGGGPALVVVVPCPEEEKARDLEEEEAQAVEAPSVEEEEVQVVEAPCPREAPAQEGGGLALVVVVVVPCLEEEKAQDLEEEEAQAVEAPSVEEEEVQVVEAPCPREAAALEGGGPALVVVVPYPREAAAQEGGGPALVVVVPCPEEEKARDLEEEEAQAVEVPSVEEEEVQVVEAPCPREAAAQEGGGPALVVVPCLEEEKAQDLEEEALAVVVPCPREAAAQEGGGPALAVVLPCPEEEKARDLEEEEAQAVEAPSVEEEEVQVVEAPCPREAPAQEGGGLALVVVVVVPCLEEEKAQDLEEEEAQAVEAPSVEEEEVQVVEAPCPREAAAQEGGGPALVVVPCLEEEKAQDLEEEALAVVVPCPREAAALEGGGPALAGVVPCLEEEKAQDLEEEALAVEAPSVEEEEVQVVEAPCPREAAAPEGGGPALAVVVPCLEEEKAQDLEEEVLAVVVPCPEVGRAPVVRDLAPVAADAAPKVEARALEVVAVLAGEVPSLEVARALVVTYLALAVADAAPKVGG comes from the exons ATGCGGTTCCAGAG AGGAGGTTCAGGCAGGGAGGTACTTGGAGGAGGCCTTGGCATAGGG gctggagtTCTCCGAGGCATTGAGGAGGTCCATGTGGACACCAACTTGCTGAGGCCAATACGGCTCCAGGTGGACCCCGAGTTCCAGCGAGTGCGCTCGGATGAGAGGGAGCAGATCAAAGCTCTGAACAACAAATTTGCTTCATTCATTGAGAAG GTTCAATGTCTGGAGCGGCAGAATCAAGCACTCTTGGCCAAGTGGGaacttctgcagcagcaaagctctggccctgaggagagcaggaacaTCAACAGCTTCTTCCAGGCCTACATCACCAACCTGCAGCGGCAGCTCGAGACGCTCCAGAGccagaaggagcagctggatcCTGAGGCCTACAACATGCTCCAGCTTGTTGAGGATTATAAAAACAG ATTCGAGGATGAGATCAACAAACGCACATCCAAGGAGGAGGAGTTTGTGGAGCTTAAAAAG gAACTGGATAGTGCCTACATGGGAAAAATGGAGTTTGATGTCCGAGCGGATAtcctgaggcaggagctggagttcCTCCGGTGTTTATATGAAGCT gagctgtcccagctgcaaacgGTTGCTGGGAACGTTGATGTTGTTCTGTCCATGGACAACCACAGGGACTTGAACATGGATGGGATCATCGAGGAGGTCAGGCGGGAATACGAGGGGATAGcccacaggagcacagctgaaGTGGATGCCATGTACCGGGGCAGG TACCAGGACCTGCAGAACATGTGGGTGAGTCAacaagagcagctgaggaacagTCACCAGGAAATCCAGGAACTTGCCAGACACATCCAAAGACTCCAACCAGAAATTGAAATTGCAAGGAAAAGG AATTCCAGCCTTCGGGACTCCATTAAAGATGCTGAGCACCGTGGGAGCTCAGCCGTCAGGGATGGCCAGGAAAAGCTAGAGGAGCTGGAAAATGCCCTCCAACAGGCCAAGGATGACCTTTCTCAGCTTGTCCGTGATTACCAGGAGCTCCTGAATGTGAAGCTGGGCCTGGACATTGAGATCGCCATGTATCGCTCACTCCTCGAGGAGGAGGAGAACAGGTGGGGGCAAAATCCATCCTGG GATCCAGGAAGGATCACCAGCCACGATAT ggaggcagcagctcaggagggtGGGGGTCCAGCTCTGGTGGTGGTGGTTCCATGTCCGGAGGAGGAAAAGGCTCGGgatctggaggaggaggaagctcaGGCAGTGGAGGCTCCAtctgtggaggaggaggaagttcAGGTGGTGGAGGCTCCATGTCCAAGGGAGGCTCCAGCTCAGGAGGGTGGGGGTCTAGCTcttgtggtggtggtggtggttccatgtctggaggaggaaaaggctcaggatctggaggaggaggaagctcaGGCAGTGGAGGCTCCAtctgtggaggaggaggaagttcAGGTGGTGGAGGCTCCATGTCcaagggaggcagcagctctggagggtGGGGGTCCAGCTCTGGTGGTGGTGGTTCCATATCcaagggaggcagcagctcaggagggtGGGGGTCCAGCTCTGGTGGTGGTGGTTCCATGTCCGGAGGAGGAAAAGGCTCGGgatctggaggaggaggaagctcaGGCAGTGGAGGTTCCAtctgtggaggaggaggaagttcAGGTGGTGGAGGCTCCATGTCcaagggaggcagcagctcaggagggtGGGGGTCCAGCTCTGGTGGTGGTTCCATgtctggaggaggaaaaggctcAGGATCTGGAGGAGGAAGCTCTGGCAGTGGTGGTTCCATGTCcaagggaggcagcagctcaggagggtGGGGGTCCAGCTCTGGCGGTGGTGCTTCCATGTCCGGAGGAGGAAAAGGCTCGGgatctggaggaggaggaagctcaGGCAGTGGAGGCTCCAtctgtggaggaggaggaagttcAGGTGGTGGAGGCTCCATGTCCAAGGGAGGCTCCAGCTCAGGAGGGTGGGGGTCTAGCTcttgtggtggtggtggtggttccatgtctggaggaggaaaaggctcaggatctggaggaggaggaagctcaGGCAGTGGAGGCTCCAtctgtggaggaggaggaagttcAGGTGGTGGAGGCTCCATGTCcaagggaggcagcagctcaggagggtGGGGGTCCAGCTCTGGTGGTGGTTCCATgtctggaggaggaaaaggctcAGGATCTGGAGGAGGAAGCTCTGGCAGTGGTGGTTCCATGTCcaagggaggcagcagctctggagggtGGGGGTCCAGCTCTGGCGGGGGTGGTTCCATgtctggaggaggaaaaggctcAGGATCTGGAGGAGGAAGCTCTGGCAGTGGAGGCTCCAtctgtggaggaggaggaagttcAGGTGGTGGAGGCTCCATGTCcaagggaggcagcagctccggAGGGTGGGGGTCCAGCTCTGGCGGTGGTGGTTCCATgtctggaggaggaaaaggctcAGGATCTGGAGGAGGAAGTTCTGGCAGTTGTGGTTCCATGTCCGGAGGTGGGCAGAGCTCCGGTGGTCAGAGATCTGGCTCCAGTAGCAGCAGATGCAGCTCCCAAAGTGGAGGCACGAGCTCTGGAGGTGGTAGCAGTTCTGGCAGGAGAGGTTCCATCTCTGGAGGTGGCCAGAGCTCTGGTGGTCACATATCTGGCTCTGGCAGTGGCAGATGCAGCCCCCAAAGTGGGGGGATGA